In the Quercus lobata isolate SW786 chromosome 5, ValleyOak3.0 Primary Assembly, whole genome shotgun sequence genome, one interval contains:
- the LOC115989829 gene encoding uncharacterized protein LOC115989829: MALEMGVKHLKVIGDSNLVLCQAKGILSLKEPSLAPYKAMAQKMEKKFSTFEIEHAPRNENRFADALVALGSQIMFKGDNTRVVVSKREESIIEVLKERFWEERYERDWRITIREALIKEEGASELKVLKDYALVRGELYRRMLGGVLSRCVG; this comes from the coding sequence ATGGCTCTTGAAATGGGAGTCAAGCACTTGAAGGTGATTGGTGATTCGAACCTGGTGCTCTGCCAGGCCAAAGGGATCCTTTCCCTAAAAGAACCCAGCCTAGCCCCATACAAAGCAATGGCCCAGAAGATGGAGAAGAAATTTTCAACCTTTGAAATAGAACATGCTCCAAGGAATGAAAACCGGTTCGCAGATGCATTGGTTGCGTTGGGCTCACAAATAATGTTTAAAGGGGATAACACTAGGGTAGTGGTCAGCAAGAGGGAAGAATCCATTATTGAAGTGTTAAAGGAAAGATTCTGGGAGGAACGGTACGAAAGGGATTGGCGGATCACCATAAGGGAAGCCTTGATAAAAGAAGAAGGTGCCTCAGAACTGAAAGTACTGAAAGACTATGCCCTGGTGAGAGGAGAACTATACCGCAGGATGCTTGGTGGGGTCTTGTCCAGATGCGTAGGGTAA